The following is a genomic window from Sphingomonas sinipercae.
GCCCTCGTCCGTCATCGTCTTCAGCCGCTGGAAGTGCGCGCCGACGGCGGCGTTGTCCGCCGGAGTCCAGGCTTTCGGATCCTGAAGCTCGGGCCGGGCGAGCGAGAGGACGATCAGCCATTGCGGCATGCGCTCTGCAGCGGCAGCAGGAAGGCTGGAAAGTGCCGCTGCGGCGAAGGCAAGCAGGGCCGGCATAGACTTCATCGAGCGCTCCTTCCGTAACCGCAAGCGTTACCTCAGTTCGAAGACGACGGTGCTTTGATAATATGACCGGACCGGTTGGCCCTTGGCGTCAAGCGCGGGATCGAACCTCGCCTTCCGCATCATGATGCCGCACACCACATCGTCGAACTCCTTGGGTCGGGTCGACACCTGAACGTGGCACGATTCGGGAATGCCCTGTCGATTGACGATCAGGCGGATGTTGACGATGCCCTCTTGCTCCGACCGGATCATGTCCAGCGGGTAGTCCTTCGATTGGAACCAGCTTTGCGCGGAGGGGCTTGGGCGCGCCTCCCGGGTCAGGCCTTTTTGCTCGGCCACGTCCAGACCCCAGCTTCCGACGAGGTCCCAGACGCAGTCGCGCAATGCCTTCATCGGTGCGTCCATCGGGCCAGTTTCAAGGACCAGATCGAATTTCATGATGTCCTTGACCGCAAGCCAGCTTGCTGCACGTTCGCGCGCGGCGCCCACGGGCGGTGGTTTGTAGTAGGTGCCGGCACTGGCAGCCAAATTGATCGCGTCTTCCTCGGCTTTCGAAAACGGTGCGATTCGTTGGGATGCCTTGATCAGGAAGACCGGCTTCGATCCTGCCAGCGCTCGGACGCCTTCGATTTCGCTTTCTGCGTTACCCGGCCCGAATTGCAGTTTTCCGAGGATCGGTCGCACGGTGTTCGCCGGCTTCACGGTCCAGCCGGCCAATGTGACCTTCAGCGAATCCCCCGGCTCGAACTGGTCGAAAACGAGGAGGACTTCGCTGTTGCCCGTCCCGAACTGTCGCGACATGCGGCAATTTTCGGCGGCATAATCGAGCGTCCAAGCACTGCTCGGCGGCAAGCTCCGCACCTCGCGCGGCTTTGCGGTCGCGGTGGAGGTCAGGAGCCCGCCAATCACAAAGGCGGTCAGCAAATTACGCATGCGG
Proteins encoded in this region:
- a CDS encoding YciI family protein, producing MKSMPALLAFAAAALSSLPAAAAERMPQWLIVLSLARPELQDPKAWTPADNAAVGAHFQRLKTMTDEGKVVLFGRTQDTLPNGNLVPDTMGLIILEAPDRAAAEAVLDGDPAVKAGLMRGKVFSYQVALQRKP
- a CDS encoding energy transducer TonB; amino-acid sequence: MRNLLTAFVIGGLLTSTATAKPREVRSLPPSSAWTLDYAAENCRMSRQFGTGNSEVLLVFDQFEPGDSLKVTLAGWTVKPANTVRPILGKLQFGPGNAESEIEGVRALAGSKPVFLIKASQRIAPFSKAEEDAINLAASAGTYYKPPPVGAARERAASWLAVKDIMKFDLVLETGPMDAPMKALRDCVWDLVGSWGLDVAEQKGLTREARPSPSAQSWFQSKDYPLDMIRSEQEGIVNIRLIVNRQGIPESCHVQVSTRPKEFDDVVCGIMMRKARFDPALDAKGQPVRSYYQSTVVFELR